Proteins encoded in a region of the Halioglobus maricola genome:
- the trpC gene encoding indole-3-glycerol phosphate synthase TrpC produces the protein MAVKTPTILRKILERKAEEVAHRRARRSLSDLESQISDQEAPRGFAGSLAAKVAQSQPAVIAEVKKASPSKGVIRENFQPAQIAASYQAGGATCLSVLTDIDFFQGADEYLQQARAACDLPVIRKDFTVDPYQVVEARAIGADAVLLIVAALEDAQMEELAATAVEVGLDVLVEVHDRAELDRALELGMPLVGINNRDLHTFDMRLETTLELLPHIPDDRVVVTESGIHGPADVALMREQNVHAFLVGEAFMRAEEPGEKLRELFF, from the coding sequence ATGGCGGTAAAAACTCCCACTATTTTGCGCAAGATCCTCGAGCGCAAGGCGGAAGAAGTTGCGCATCGTCGCGCCCGGCGTTCTCTCTCTGACCTCGAAAGCCAGATCAGTGACCAGGAAGCACCACGCGGGTTTGCCGGCTCACTGGCGGCAAAAGTTGCCCAGAGCCAGCCTGCAGTGATCGCCGAGGTGAAAAAGGCATCGCCGAGCAAGGGTGTCATTCGCGAGAATTTCCAGCCGGCTCAAATCGCCGCGAGCTACCAGGCCGGTGGTGCTACTTGCCTGTCGGTGCTGACGGATATCGATTTTTTCCAGGGCGCTGACGAGTACCTCCAACAAGCCCGCGCTGCCTGTGACCTGCCGGTGATTCGCAAGGACTTTACGGTCGACCCCTATCAGGTGGTTGAAGCGCGCGCGATCGGCGCCGATGCAGTGCTGTTGATTGTGGCTGCACTGGAGGACGCCCAGATGGAAGAGCTGGCTGCGACGGCAGTGGAAGTAGGTCTCGATGTGCTGGTGGAGGTGCATGACCGCGCAGAACTCGATCGTGCGCTGGAGCTTGGTATGCCGCTGGTGGGTATCAACAATCGCGATCTGCACACCTTCGATATGCGCCTGGAGACAACGTTGGAGCTATTGCCCCATATTCCCGACGACCGGGTGGTGGTGACAGAAAGCGGTATTCACGGGCCGGCAGACGTTGCCCTGATGCGCGAGCAGAATGTCCACGCGTTCCTCGTCGGTGAAGCATTTATGCGGGCCGAGGAGCCCGGAGAGAAGTTACGCGAGCTGTTTTTCTAA
- the crp gene encoding cAMP-activated global transcriptional regulator CRP has translation MLKPQLVNSIDNIEGFLRHCQRTTYKAKATVMKQGEAGDTLYLILDGSVSVMVEDESQPGHMMVVSYLNTGDFVGEMGLFEGDVQPRSAMVAAKTACEVAEISYEKFHQVSAQHPEVLYAISRQLGRRLRQTTRKLSDLAFVDVSGRIAHTLMDLCQEPDAMTHPDGMQIKVTRQELGKIVGCSREMAGRVLKALEQDGLVSVSGKTMVVFGAR, from the coding sequence GTGCTTAAACCTCAGCTCGTGAATTCAATAGACAATATCGAAGGTTTTCTTCGTCACTGCCAGCGCACGACCTATAAGGCCAAAGCAACGGTCATGAAGCAGGGAGAAGCCGGGGATACGCTTTACTTGATCCTCGACGGATCTGTATCCGTCATGGTCGAGGATGAGTCCCAGCCTGGCCATATGATGGTGGTCAGCTATCTCAACACCGGCGATTTCGTCGGCGAGATGGGTTTGTTCGAGGGTGACGTCCAGCCGCGCAGTGCAATGGTCGCGGCCAAGACTGCCTGTGAAGTCGCTGAAATTTCCTATGAAAAGTTTCACCAGGTGAGTGCTCAGCACCCTGAAGTGCTGTACGCCATCTCACGTCAGCTCGGCAGGCGCCTGCGTCAGACCACCCGCAAGCTTTCAGATCTTGCCTTTGTCGACGTATCCGGCCGCATCGCACACACCCTGATGGATCTGTGCCAGGAGCCGGACGCCATGACCCACCCGGACGGGATGCAGATCAAGGTTACCCGGCAGGAACTCGGCAAGATTGTGGGATGCTCCCGCGAAATGGCCGGGCGCGTGCTCAAGGCTCTGGAACAGGATGGTCTTGTTTCCGTTTCCGGCAAGACCATGGTGGTTTTCGGCGCCCGTTAG
- a CDS encoding OsmC family protein, whose amino-acid sequence MKATVKWTDGAMFVGESGSGHAVIMDGSEDLGGRNMGPRPMEMLLIGTGGCSTYDVMSMLKKSRQQVIDCRVEIEAERADAVPAVFTRINMHFIVTGVGLKENHVKRAVELSAEKYCSASIMLGAAGVEVGHSYEMVEFDPAA is encoded by the coding sequence ATGAAAGCGACAGTAAAGTGGACCGACGGTGCGATGTTTGTCGGTGAATCCGGCAGCGGTCATGCGGTTATTATGGATGGCTCCGAGGACCTCGGCGGCCGCAATATGGGCCCACGCCCCATGGAAATGTTGCTCATTGGTACTGGTGGCTGCTCCACCTACGACGTAATGAGTATGCTCAAAAAGTCCCGTCAGCAGGTGATTGACTGCCGGGTAGAGATAGAGGCCGAGCGCGCCGACGCCGTGCCCGCCGTATTTACCCGGATCAACATGCATTTTATTGTGACGGGAGTAGGCCTGAAAGAGAATCACGTCAAACGTGCGGTGGAACTTTCAGCTGAGAAGTATTGCAGTGCGTCCATCATGCTGGGCGCAGCCGGTGTCGAAGTTGGTCACAGCTACGAGATGGTCGAATTTGATCCGGCCGCCTGA
- a CDS encoding VanZ family protein yields the protein MPDPAPHSGFLLFYRSRLWALIWSYIFLTYATLPVMRPLLRALKTNVGLESLAILVNASLLLAALGLVLLALRKGVTTTVLALLPLLTIAAIASQLSIAEERMHFLQYGLLGVLVVATGRARTWGLWLAMLVFVAAVGALDELIQWWLPNRVGDWRDVAFNSAAGLLGTALGAVLFWREDRPQAAGSNSTIS from the coding sequence GTGCCGGACCCTGCCCCTCACTCGGGTTTCCTGCTGTTCTATCGCTCTCGTCTCTGGGCCTTGATCTGGTCCTACATTTTCCTGACCTATGCCACCCTTCCCGTCATGCGCCCCCTCTTGCGCGCGCTCAAGACGAATGTCGGCCTGGAATCACTGGCGATCCTGGTGAACGCCTCGTTGCTGCTGGCAGCCTTGGGCCTGGTGTTACTGGCGCTGCGCAAAGGCGTGACAACAACGGTACTGGCTCTCCTGCCGCTGCTGACTATTGCGGCGATCGCAAGCCAGCTCAGCATTGCCGAAGAGCGTATGCATTTCCTGCAGTACGGTTTACTGGGGGTACTGGTCGTCGCCACAGGACGCGCTAGAACGTGGGGCCTATGGCTGGCGATGCTGGTTTTTGTCGCCGCCGTCGGCGCGCTGGATGAATTGATTCAATGGTGGCTGCCAAACCGTGTGGGTGACTGGCGCGACGTCGCCTTTAACAGCGCCGCCGGGCTGCTGGGAACCGCTCTGGGAGCGGTACTATTCTGGCGCGAGGACAGGCCTCAGGCGGCCGGATCAAATTCGACCATCTCGTAG
- the coq7 gene encoding 2-polyprenyl-3-methyl-6-methoxy-1,4-benzoquinone monooxygenase yields the protein MRNRRFSLLDRAISEVDSVMRTITNRGHSAARTSPAEGHSDGEMSAKERKHVAGLMRVNHTGEVCAQALYQGQALTARMPTVRKEMQEAADEEIDHLVWCEERLRDLDSRPSILNPLWYGSSFALGAIAGAIGDDVSLGFVAATEERVCNHLRDHLKQLPEEDRKSALILQQMLEDEERHGHKAMEAGGKEFSTPVKDGMTRVAKVMTETAYRV from the coding sequence ATGCGCAATCGTCGTTTTTCACTGCTGGACCGCGCCATTTCTGAAGTGGATTCAGTGATGCGCACCATCACCAACAGGGGCCATTCAGCGGCACGCACCTCGCCGGCCGAAGGCCACAGTGACGGCGAGATGTCCGCCAAAGAACGCAAACATGTGGCCGGGCTCATGCGGGTAAACCACACCGGTGAAGTCTGCGCCCAGGCGCTGTATCAGGGACAGGCACTCACCGCACGCATGCCCACGGTTCGCAAGGAAATGCAGGAAGCGGCCGACGAGGAAATCGATCACCTGGTATGGTGCGAGGAACGCTTGCGCGACCTCGACAGCCGTCCCAGCATACTCAACCCACTCTGGTATGGCAGTTCTTTTGCTCTGGGCGCCATCGCCGGCGCCATTGGCGACGATGTGAGCCTAGGTTTTGTCGCAGCCACTGAAGAACGGGTTTGCAACCACCTGCGAGACCACCTCAAACAGTTGCCGGAAGAAGACCGCAAGTCGGCCCTTATTCTGCAGCAGATGCTGGAAGACGAGGAACGCCACGGCCACAAGGCCATGGAAGCGGGCGGCAAGGAATTTTCCACCCCGGTGAAAGACGGCATGACCCGCGTTGCCAAGGTTATGACCGAGACTGCTTACCGGGTCTGA
- the purD gene encoding phosphoribosylamine--glycine ligase, giving the protein MNVLVIGSGGREHALAWKAAQSANVETVYVAPGNAGTATEASLENVAIAVEDFEALANFAQNNGVGLTIVGPEQPLVDGVVDYFAGRDLRCFGPSKGAAQLEGSKAFTKDFLARHDIPTAAYANFTEVEPALAYLREQGAPIVVKADGLAAGKGVIVAETLAQAEDAVTDMLSGNAFGDAGCRVVIEEFLGGEEASFIVMVDGANVLPMATSQDHKRIGEGDTGPNTGGMGAYSPAPVVDDAVYQRVMDEVIMPTVRGMADEGNDYTGFLYAGLMISPEGEPKVIEYNCRFGDPETQPIMVRLKSDLVALCEQALDKTLDSASADWDERPAMGVVLAAGGYPASYAKGAVINGLDADFGSDTKVFHAGTAQDGDNIVTSGGRVLCVTALGDDIAAAQKACYKGADLINWDGVTLRRDIGWRAIARYSQG; this is encoded by the coding sequence ATGAACGTACTGGTCATCGGCTCGGGCGGCCGCGAACACGCCCTGGCATGGAAAGCCGCTCAATCGGCAAACGTGGAGACGGTCTACGTCGCTCCCGGCAATGCGGGCACCGCCACCGAGGCGAGTCTTGAAAATGTCGCCATCGCTGTGGAAGATTTCGAAGCGCTGGCAAATTTTGCCCAGAACAACGGCGTTGGGCTGACCATCGTTGGCCCGGAACAGCCACTGGTCGACGGTGTCGTCGACTACTTTGCAGGCCGCGACCTGCGTTGTTTTGGCCCGAGCAAAGGCGCAGCCCAGCTGGAGGGTTCCAAAGCCTTCACCAAGGACTTCCTCGCTCGACACGACATACCCACCGCAGCCTACGCGAATTTCACTGAGGTCGAACCTGCCCTTGCCTACCTGCGCGAGCAAGGCGCACCTATTGTGGTCAAGGCCGATGGCCTTGCAGCCGGCAAGGGCGTTATCGTTGCTGAGACCCTGGCCCAGGCCGAGGACGCCGTCACCGATATGCTCTCTGGAAATGCCTTTGGTGACGCCGGATGCCGCGTGGTGATCGAAGAATTCCTCGGCGGCGAAGAGGCAAGCTTCATCGTCATGGTCGACGGCGCAAATGTGCTGCCGATGGCAACCAGCCAGGACCACAAGCGCATTGGCGAGGGCGACACTGGCCCCAACACTGGCGGCATGGGTGCGTACTCACCGGCGCCCGTCGTCGACGATGCTGTCTATCAGCGCGTGATGGATGAGGTGATCATGCCTACGGTGCGCGGCATGGCCGACGAGGGCAACGACTACACCGGCTTTCTCTACGCTGGCCTGATGATTTCCCCCGAGGGCGAGCCCAAGGTCATTGAATACAACTGTCGTTTCGGCGACCCCGAAACACAGCCCATCATGGTGCGACTGAAGTCCGATCTGGTCGCCCTGTGTGAACAAGCCCTGGACAAGACTCTGGACAGCGCCAGTGCCGACTGGGACGAACGCCCCGCCATGGGTGTGGTGCTCGCCGCCGGCGGCTACCCCGCCAGCTATGCCAAGGGGGCCGTCATCAATGGCCTGGATGCAGATTTCGGCAGCGACACCAAGGTATTCCACGCCGGTACTGCACAGGATGGCGACAACATCGTCACCAGCGGCGGCCGAGTGTTGTGTGTTACCGCGCTGGGCGACGATATCGCCGCTGCGCAGAAGGCCTGTTACAAGGGGGCCGACCTCATCAACTGGGACGGTGTGACCCTGCGCCGCGACATTGGCTGGCGCGCCATCGCACGCTATAGTCAGGGCTGA